A window of Vidua macroura isolate BioBank_ID:100142 chromosome 22, ASM2450914v1, whole genome shotgun sequence contains these coding sequences:
- the SCN3B gene encoding sodium channel subunit beta-3, with protein MAALPRLLCAAALALLLWAGFCSSVCVEVPSETEAVQGTDMKLLCISCMKREEVTASTVVEWFYRPNGGKDEPIYEYRKTNHEFPSRFSGRIQWNGSKDMQDVSITVLNVTLNDSGIYTCNITREFEFEIHRPLFQSSRVIHLTVVEEAGEDFTSVISEIMMYILLVFLTLWLLIEMIYCYRKVSKAEEAAQENATDYLAIPSENKENCAVPVEE; from the exons ATGGCTGCGCTGCCGCGGCTGCTCTGCGCGGCCGCGCTcgccctgctgctctggg CGGGATTTTGTTCCTCCGTGTGTGTGGAAGTCCCATCTGAGACAGAGGCTGTCCAAGGGACGGACATGAAGCTGCTCTGCATCTCCTGCATGAAGAGGGAAGAGGTGACGGCCAGCACGGTGGTGGAATGGTTCTACAGGCCCAACGGGGGAAAGGATGAGCCT ATCTACGAgtacaggaaaacaaaccacGAATTCCCAAGCCGCTTCAGCGGGCGGATACAGTGGAACGGGAGCAAAGACATGCAGGACGTGTCCATCACCGTGCTGAACGTGACCCTGAACGATTCGGGCATCTACACCTGCAACATCACCCGCGAGTTCGAGTTCGAGATCCACCGGCCCCTCTTCCAGAGCTCCAGGGTGATCCACCTCACCGTGGTGGAGGAGG CTGGAGAAGACTTCACCTCTGTCATCTCAGAAATTATGATGTATATTCTGCTGGTCTTCCTCACGCTGTGGCTGCTGATTGAGATGATCTATTGCTACAGGAAGGTCTCCAAGGCAGAGGAagctgcccaggaaaatgc GACAGACTATCTTGCAATTCCATCGGAAAACAAGGAGAactgtgctgtgcctgtggaGGAGTAG